In Cydia pomonella isolate Wapato2018A chromosome 1, ilCydPomo1, whole genome shotgun sequence, one genomic interval encodes:
- the LOC133520835 gene encoding uncharacterized protein LOC133520835, giving the protein MNMSEKTLDSVSVPFLLKPNWDKDKFSNIFKNATIQHKVNDYESKCSMTEIEGFRKPFSEGHIGFSSSTIDFAPKFVSTPKRKITTPRGMLVAGLREELLNRTEQKTNNVSQREPCEKNTATLIKNTLSKSARLLNIVHNSCVSMYRALGIIFCPKPADTKSRSLWKKKFKIDEKTMNKFTKYLKQSITHPDTKVSDHLKVQKQVKRKLAIKQKIRKSIVKQLKNGMHLYGCNFKKIAQAMWPHEKEMTPKVLYHIYRKYILK; this is encoded by the exons ATGAATATGTCTGAAAAAACTTTAGATAGCGTCTCTGTGCCATTTTTACTGAAACCAAACTGGGATAAAGATAAATTCAGCAATATATTCAAAAATGCCACAATTCAGCATAAAGTAAATGACTATGAATCGAAATGCTCTATGACCGAAATAGAAGGTTTCCGTAAGCCTTTTAGCGAAGGGCACATTGGTTTTAGTTCGAGCACAATAGATTTCGCACCCAAATTTGTATCGACTCCTAAAAGAAAGATTACAACACCACGTGGAATGCTAGTGGCTGGATTGAGGGAAGAACTACTAAACAGGACAGAGCAAAAAACTAATAATGTTTCACAACGGGAGCCTTGTGAAAAGAATACAGCTACACTTATCAAGAACACGTTATCAAAGAGCGCTCGATTGTTAAACATTGTGCACAATTCTTGTGTATCAATGTATCGTGCGTTGGGAATTATTTTCTGTCCAAAGCCAGCTGACACAAAATCCAGAAGTCTTTGGAAGAAAAAGTTCAAAATTGACGAGAAAACGATGAATAAGTTTACTAAATATTTGAAACAGAGTATTACGCACCCTGATACAAAAGTCAGTGATCATTTAAAAGTTCAAAAACAGGTCAAACGAAAATTAGCTATTAAGCAAAAAATCCGAAAGAGCATAGTAAAGCAACTTAAAAATGGAATGCATTTATATGGTTGTAATTTTAAG AAGATTGCTCAAGCTATGTGGCCGCACGAAAAGGAAATGACACCCAAGGTGCTGTATCatatttacagaaaatatataCTCAAATGA